One genomic window of Geodermatophilus sp. DSM 44513 includes the following:
- the mraZ gene encoding division/cell wall cluster transcriptional repressor MraZ codes for MFVGSYPLRLDEKGRLALPVRFREQVADGMVIKKGQDRCVYGLTMARVAEQSAAAAAMAPSDTAAARMRARMSFGSMVEVEPDKTGRITIPANLREYAGLDRDVVVVGVDTRFEIWDAGTWDAYVAEQEAAYADMESEGMPTLS; via the coding sequence GTGTTCGTCGGCAGCTACCCGTTGCGCCTCGACGAGAAGGGCCGGCTCGCACTCCCCGTCCGCTTCCGCGAGCAGGTGGCCGACGGCATGGTGATCAAGAAGGGCCAGGACCGCTGCGTGTACGGCCTGACCATGGCCCGGGTCGCCGAGCAGAGTGCCGCCGCCGCCGCGATGGCACCCTCGGACACCGCCGCCGCCCGCATGCGCGCCCGCATGAGCTTCGGGTCGATGGTCGAGGTCGAGCCGGACAAGACCGGCCGCATCACCATCCCCGCCAACCTGCGCGAGTACGCCGGTCTGGACCGTGACGTGGTCGTCGTCGGGGTCGACACCCGCTTCGAGATCTGGGACGCCGGCACCTGGGACGCCTACGTGGCCGAGCAGGAGGCCGCCTACGCCGACATGGAGAGCGAGGGGATGCCGACCCTCTCCTGA